In one window of Microbacterium sp. PM5 DNA:
- the thiL gene encoding thiamine-phosphate kinase, with amino-acid sequence MSTPIAPTVRDLGERQLLSRIFAVLDGSSRALVGPGDDAAVLAAPDGRVVVSTDTLVHGPDFRLAWSSGEDLGWKAAAVNLSDIAAMGARPTALVVALTLPDDTPVAFVEALARGLRAACDALAPGCAVEGGDLAASDTLTIAVTVLGALDGVEPVRRCGARPGDVVAVTGHLGAAGRGLALLFDRFRDAEGRPLAVDPSVLTDRERADLAAQLRPRPPLALGPLAARSGATAMMDVSDGLLLDATRMAEASGVRIDLSPELDEMALRGGEDHELLATFPSGAALPEGFRRIGTVIADATPHVTVGGAASAGVGGWDPHRDWDAARG; translated from the coding sequence GTGAGCACACCGATCGCCCCGACCGTCCGCGACCTGGGGGAGCGGCAGCTCTTGTCGCGCATCTTCGCCGTCCTCGACGGCTCGTCGCGCGCGCTCGTCGGGCCCGGCGACGATGCCGCGGTGCTGGCGGCTCCGGACGGCCGCGTCGTGGTCTCGACCGACACGCTCGTGCACGGCCCCGATTTCCGGCTCGCGTGGTCGAGCGGGGAGGACCTGGGCTGGAAGGCCGCCGCGGTCAACCTCTCCGATATCGCCGCGATGGGCGCCCGCCCGACCGCGCTGGTGGTGGCTCTCACGCTTCCCGATGACACGCCGGTCGCGTTCGTCGAGGCTCTCGCGCGCGGACTGCGGGCGGCGTGCGACGCACTCGCGCCGGGATGCGCGGTGGAGGGTGGGGATCTCGCGGCATCCGACACGCTGACGATCGCGGTCACGGTGCTCGGAGCGCTGGATGGCGTCGAGCCGGTGCGGCGGTGCGGGGCGCGGCCCGGTGACGTCGTCGCGGTGACGGGGCACCTGGGGGCGGCCGGGCGCGGTCTGGCCCTGCTGTTCGATCGCTTCCGCGATGCCGAGGGCCGCCCCCTCGCCGTCGATCCGTCGGTCCTCACCGACCGTGAGCGCGCCGATCTCGCTGCCCAGCTGCGTCCGCGCCCGCCGCTCGCGCTCGGTCCTCTGGCCGCGCGCTCGGGCGCGACCGCGATGATGGACGTGTCCGACGGACTTCTGCTGGATGCGACGCGTATGGCGGAAGCGTCCGGCGTGCGGATCGATCTGAGCCCGGAGCTGGACGAGATGGCGCTTCGCGGCGGGGAGGATCACGAGCTGCTCGCCACGTTCCCGTCCGGAGCCGCCCTGCCGGAGGGCTTCCGGCGCATCGGCACCGTGATCGCCGACGCGACGCCACACGTCACCGTCGGAGGTGCGGCGTCAGCCGGCGTCGGCGGGTGGGATCCGCACCGGGACTGGGACGCGGCCCGCGGCTGA
- a CDS encoding ATP-dependent DNA helicase RecG, translating to MPAITLDTGLVDALGAATAKLFDRAFGMSTVADLLTHYPRRYARRGELTPIDSLPLGEQVTIVAEVRSVSSRQMRQRRGSLLEVVISDGAGALTLTFFNQAWRANDLQVGRQGMFSGKVGQFQGHQQLAHPDYTLFDDADAARMNAQAQQHTPIPIYPATSTVATWQVQKAVATVLAALAPVPDPLPDAMRSEEGLLDATTALRRIHAPESFDQIDDARRTLRMHEAFILQTALLQQRQTVRAMAATSRPAGALLDDFDSRLPFTRTPDQEAVGAQIAADLEGPWPMNRLVQGEVGSGKTLVALRAMLQVAQSGGQSALIAPTEVLAAQHVRSIARMLGPQLAPDLMPTLLTGQLPAAERRKAALRVASGQARIVVGTHALLSASTTFADLGLVVVDEQHRFGVEQRETLRAKGTAPHVLVLTATPIPRTVAMTVFGDLDVSTIRTLPSGRAGIATHVAPLAEKPGWFGRVWERAAEEVAAGHQVFVVCAAIDAEAVGTTAKDAAEDVPVDVGAPEGEQPRTRWGVVQVAQMLDGIPLFDGLRVEILHGKMSGEQKDAVMQAFAAGQIDVLVATTVVEVGVDVPNASTMIIMEADRFGVSQLHQLRGRVGRGAVAGLCLLVTEAPEGTPARSRVEAVASTTDGFLLAEIDLELRGEGDVLGDAQSGARTSLRLLRVVQDADLIARARAAAADVLSRDPMLEDHPGLVAAIERRIGQQERAALSKS from the coding sequence ATGCCCGCGATCACGCTCGACACCGGTCTTGTCGATGCGCTGGGAGCGGCGACCGCGAAGCTGTTCGATCGGGCGTTCGGCATGAGCACGGTGGCCGATCTCCTGACGCACTACCCGCGGCGATACGCCCGACGCGGCGAGCTCACGCCGATCGACTCGCTGCCGCTGGGCGAGCAGGTCACGATCGTCGCCGAAGTGCGCTCGGTATCGTCGCGACAGATGCGTCAACGGCGCGGTTCTCTTCTCGAGGTCGTGATCAGCGACGGCGCGGGAGCACTGACGCTCACGTTCTTCAACCAGGCGTGGCGCGCCAACGATCTCCAGGTGGGCCGTCAGGGGATGTTCTCGGGGAAGGTCGGCCAGTTCCAGGGGCACCAGCAGCTGGCTCATCCCGATTACACGCTCTTCGACGATGCCGACGCGGCCCGTATGAACGCCCAGGCCCAGCAGCACACACCGATCCCGATCTATCCCGCGACGAGCACGGTGGCGACCTGGCAGGTGCAGAAGGCCGTCGCGACCGTGTTGGCCGCGTTGGCGCCGGTTCCCGACCCCCTGCCGGACGCGATGCGCAGCGAGGAAGGGTTGCTCGACGCGACGACCGCTCTGCGACGCATCCACGCTCCGGAGAGCTTCGACCAGATCGACGACGCGCGACGCACCCTGCGCATGCACGAGGCGTTCATCCTGCAGACCGCGCTGCTCCAGCAGCGGCAGACCGTGCGGGCGATGGCCGCGACCTCGCGTCCGGCCGGCGCACTGTTGGACGACTTCGATTCGCGCCTGCCGTTCACCCGGACCCCCGACCAGGAGGCCGTCGGTGCGCAGATCGCCGCCGATCTGGAAGGTCCGTGGCCGATGAACCGTCTTGTTCAGGGAGAGGTCGGTTCGGGAAAGACGCTCGTGGCGCTGCGCGCCATGCTGCAGGTCGCGCAGTCCGGTGGGCAGTCTGCGCTGATCGCCCCCACCGAGGTGCTCGCGGCGCAGCACGTGCGCTCGATCGCGCGGATGCTGGGACCGCAGCTCGCTCCGGATCTGATGCCTACTCTGCTGACCGGGCAGCTGCCCGCCGCCGAACGGCGCAAAGCGGCGTTGCGGGTGGCGTCGGGACAGGCGCGGATCGTCGTGGGAACGCATGCCCTGCTGAGCGCGTCGACGACGTTCGCCGACCTGGGGCTCGTCGTCGTCGACGAGCAGCACCGTTTCGGCGTCGAGCAGCGCGAGACGCTGCGAGCGAAAGGGACGGCGCCGCACGTGCTGGTGCTCACCGCGACACCCATTCCTCGCACGGTCGCGATGACCGTATTCGGAGACCTGGACGTCTCCACCATCCGCACCCTTCCGAGCGGGAGAGCGGGCATCGCGACGCACGTCGCACCGCTCGCGGAGAAGCCCGGCTGGTTCGGACGCGTGTGGGAGCGCGCCGCCGAAGAGGTGGCCGCCGGACACCAGGTCTTCGTCGTCTGTGCCGCCATCGACGCCGAAGCCGTCGGTACCACGGCGAAGGATGCCGCGGAGGACGTTCCCGTCGATGTGGGCGCGCCCGAAGGCGAACAGCCGCGCACACGATGGGGTGTCGTCCAGGTCGCACAGATGCTCGACGGCATCCCCCTCTTCGACGGCCTGCGCGTCGAGATTCTTCACGGGAAGATGTCGGGGGAGCAGAAGGATGCCGTCATGCAGGCGTTCGCGGCCGGCCAGATCGACGTCCTCGTGGCGACCACGGTGGTGGAAGTCGGCGTCGACGTGCCCAATGCCTCGACGATGATCATCATGGAGGCCGATCGGTTCGGCGTCTCGCAGCTGCACCAGCTTCGCGGGCGGGTGGGTCGCGGTGCGGTCGCCGGCTTGTGTCTTCTCGTCACGGAGGCGCCGGAAGGGACGCCGGCCCGGTCTCGCGTGGAAGCGGTCGCGTCCACGACGGACGGCTTCCTGCTCGCCGAGATCGACCTCGAACTGCGGGGAGAGGGCGACGTGCTCGGAGATGCCCAGTCGGGGGCGCGCACCTCTCTGCGGCTTCTTCGCGTCGTCCAGGATGCCGATCTGATCGCGCGAGCCCGTGCGGCGGCGGCAGACGTGCTCTCCCGCGACCCGATGCTCGAAGACCACCCCGGCCTCGTCGCAGCGATCGAGCGGCGCATCGGGCAACAGGAACGGGCGGCCCTGTCCAAGAGCTGA
- the coaD gene encoding pantetheine-phosphate adenylyltransferase: MNNRIAVVPGSFDPPTLGHLDVIRRAAALYDELHVLVVHNPGKEAMLPIAQRLSLLEQSIGEEGVEGNVVVASWSVGLLVDYAQDVDAGVLVKGIRSQIDVAYETPMAIVNRHLAEIETVFLLPDPAHALVSSSLVRQVAALGGDVSPFVPGPVARFLDTGGRAG; this comes from the coding sequence ATGAACAACCGCATCGCGGTGGTCCCCGGTTCGTTCGATCCGCCGACCCTCGGACATCTCGACGTCATCCGCCGCGCCGCGGCCCTGTACGACGAGCTGCACGTGCTCGTTGTACACAACCCGGGCAAAGAGGCCATGCTGCCGATCGCACAGCGGCTGAGTCTGCTCGAGCAGTCGATCGGGGAGGAAGGCGTCGAAGGCAATGTCGTCGTCGCCTCCTGGAGCGTCGGGCTTCTGGTCGACTATGCCCAGGACGTCGACGCCGGCGTGCTCGTCAAGGGCATCCGGTCCCAGATCGACGTCGCCTACGAGACGCCGATGGCGATCGTCAACCGGCACCTGGCCGAGATCGAGACGGTCTTCCTGCTGCCCGACCCTGCGCACGCACTGGTGTCGAGTTCTCTCGTGCGACAAGTGGCCGCTTTGGGCGGCGATGTCTCGCCATTCGTGCCGGGGCCGGTCGCCCGCTTCCTCGATACAGGGGGACGGGCGGGCTGA
- a CDS encoding YceD family protein, translating into MSGPFVFPVRDISHRAGEMREFDIEVPAPAKWGEGLVSVAEGEPIELAVRLESVHEGILVTAEIDTEYSGVCGRCLTDIARPVEVEFQELFGYPGTEAIDFEVQDDHVDLETPVRDAIVLSLPFQPVCQPDCPGLDPITGERLAAGTVPEIPIDERWAALKALTPDPDDEASSRVATDTEKS; encoded by the coding sequence GTGAGCGGTCCGTTCGTGTTCCCGGTGCGCGATATCTCGCATCGTGCGGGGGAGATGCGCGAGTTCGACATCGAGGTCCCCGCGCCGGCGAAATGGGGCGAGGGACTCGTGTCCGTTGCCGAGGGTGAGCCCATCGAGCTGGCCGTTCGTCTCGAGTCGGTCCACGAGGGCATTCTGGTGACCGCCGAGATCGACACAGAGTACTCCGGGGTCTGCGGCCGATGCCTCACCGACATCGCCCGGCCTGTCGAAGTCGAGTTTCAAGAGCTCTTCGGGTATCCTGGGACGGAAGCGATCGACTTCGAGGTTCAAGACGACCACGTGGATCTTGAAACTCCGGTCAGGGATGCGATCGTCCTCTCGCTTCCGTTCCAGCCGGTGTGCCAGCCGGACTGCCCGGGGCTCGACCCCATCACGGGTGAGAGGCTGGCCGCAGGAACCGTGCCGGAGATTCCGATCGACGAGCGCTGGGCCGCGCTGAAGGCCCTCACCCCAGACCCTGACGACGAGGCCTCGAGCCGCGTCGCCACCGATACAGAGAAGAGCTAG
- the rsmD gene encoding 16S rRNA (guanine(966)-N(2))-methyltransferase RsmD — translation MTRIISGAAGSLTLGVPDAGTRPTSDRVRESLFGALDAADVVDGAAVLDLFAGSGALGLEAASRGAASVDLVEKAPRAAAVADRNAHTVAKVLPGTPIRVHRSSVEAYLRAAARTFDLVFIDPPYDLADTELARVLELLAPRLGPDALVVVERATRSGAPTLPDALQYERDKSYGDTTLWWVRPRA, via the coding sequence GTGACGCGCATCATCTCCGGAGCCGCCGGTTCGCTCACGCTCGGTGTCCCGGATGCCGGTACGCGCCCGACCAGCGACCGCGTGCGTGAATCGCTCTTCGGCGCTCTCGACGCGGCCGACGTCGTCGACGGAGCCGCCGTGCTGGATCTTTTCGCGGGTTCGGGCGCCCTGGGGCTCGAGGCAGCCAGCCGGGGCGCGGCATCCGTCGATCTCGTCGAGAAGGCGCCGCGCGCCGCGGCCGTCGCCGACCGCAACGCTCACACCGTTGCGAAAGTGCTCCCGGGCACGCCGATCCGGGTGCACCGCAGCTCCGTCGAGGCGTACCTGCGGGCCGCCGCCCGCACGTTCGATCTCGTCTTCATCGATCCGCCGTACGACCTCGCCGACACCGAACTCGCTCGCGTGCTGGAACTGCTCGCGCCGCGACTGGGGCCCGACGCGCTCGTGGTCGTCGAGCGCGCGACCCGCTCCGGCGCCCCCACGCTGCCCGACGCGCTGCAGTACGAGCGTGACAAGAGCTACGGCGACACGACGCTGTGGTGGGTACGCCCGCGGGCCTGA
- a CDS encoding DUF3515 family protein, with protein MSRSRLIVAPLSVAVALGIALGTAGCSSTVSMTPAKGANDPACAAVTSRLPATVDGQPRRWTDAQATGAWGSPASVLLTCGLDAPGPSTLVCQTVDGIDWLMDDSEAPKYRFTTFGRTPAVQVYLDYDVVSGRDVLSALSSAVQQLPTDGRSCTARPSS; from the coding sequence ATGTCCCGCTCGCGCCTGATCGTCGCCCCTCTGAGCGTGGCAGTGGCGCTCGGCATCGCCCTCGGCACCGCCGGCTGCAGCTCCACCGTCTCGATGACACCGGCGAAGGGCGCCAACGACCCGGCATGTGCGGCGGTGACCTCCCGTCTGCCGGCCACCGTCGACGGCCAGCCGCGCCGATGGACCGACGCCCAGGCCACGGGTGCGTGGGGCAGCCCCGCCAGCGTCCTGCTGACGTGCGGGCTCGACGCGCCTGGACCGTCGACGCTCGTCTGCCAGACCGTCGACGGCATCGACTGGCTGATGGATGATTCCGAGGCGCCGAAGTACCGGTTCACCACGTTCGGTCGTACCCCCGCGGTGCAGGTGTACCTCGACTACGACGTCGTCAGCGGACGCGACGTGCTCAGCGCACTGTCCTCCGCCGTACAGCAGCTGCCCACGGACGGCCGCAGCTGCACCGCCCGCCCGTCCTCCTGA
- a CDS encoding D-alanine--D-alanine ligase family protein, which translates to MDKAVVAVLFGGRSSEHAISSATAGGVLQAIDRDRFEVIPVGITREGAFVLEDDNPDKFALDPERLPEVVDNGTRILWPDSIRSRELRVQDADGIRSLGDVDVVFPILHGRFGEDGTIQGFLELLDLPYVGAGLLMSAIGMDKHTTKSVLKAAGVPVVPWVTVTEAALARDSDLWHRRIRALGLPAFVKPARAGSSVGVSKVSEWSELDAALATAFAEDGTVLVEQAVVGREVECGVLAGRDGDAPRVSVAGEIVITGRDFYDFEAKYLDAAGIELVCPAQLQSGELAEMQRVAARAFEALGGEGLARVDFFFTGTEFFVNEVNTMPGFTPISMFPKCWIATGMSYRDLISELIDLARVR; encoded by the coding sequence ATGGACAAAGCGGTAGTGGCGGTGCTCTTCGGAGGGCGCTCCAGCGAGCACGCGATCAGTTCCGCGACGGCGGGCGGCGTGCTTCAGGCGATCGACCGTGACCGCTTCGAGGTCATTCCGGTAGGTATCACGCGCGAGGGGGCGTTCGTCCTCGAAGACGACAATCCCGACAAGTTCGCGCTCGATCCCGAGCGCCTGCCCGAAGTCGTCGACAACGGCACCCGCATCCTGTGGCCGGACTCCATCCGCTCCCGCGAGCTGCGCGTTCAGGATGCCGACGGCATTCGATCCCTCGGCGACGTCGACGTCGTCTTCCCGATCCTGCACGGCCGCTTCGGCGAGGACGGCACGATCCAGGGCTTCCTCGAGCTGCTCGATCTGCCCTACGTCGGCGCTGGGCTGCTGATGTCGGCGATCGGCATGGACAAGCACACCACCAAGAGCGTTCTGAAGGCTGCCGGCGTTCCCGTCGTTCCCTGGGTCACCGTCACCGAGGCGGCGCTGGCGCGTGACAGCGACCTGTGGCACCGGCGCATCCGCGCGCTCGGGCTGCCGGCGTTCGTCAAGCCGGCCCGCGCCGGGTCGAGCGTCGGCGTGTCGAAGGTGTCCGAGTGGAGCGAGCTGGATGCCGCGCTGGCGACCGCCTTCGCGGAAGACGGCACGGTGCTGGTCGAGCAGGCGGTCGTCGGCCGCGAGGTCGAATGCGGCGTGCTTGCCGGTCGAGACGGCGACGCCCCGCGGGTCAGCGTCGCCGGTGAGATCGTGATCACGGGACGGGACTTCTACGACTTCGAGGCGAAGTACCTCGATGCCGCCGGCATCGAGCTCGTCTGCCCCGCCCAGCTGCAGAGTGGTGAGCTCGCCGAGATGCAGCGCGTCGCTGCCCGTGCGTTCGAGGCGCTGGGCGGCGAGGGTCTGGCTCGAGTCGACTTCTTCTTCACCGGAACCGAGTTCTTCGTCAACGAGGTGAACACGATGCCGGGGTTCACGCCCATCTCGATGTTTCCGAAGTGCTGGATCGCGACGGGAATGAGCTACCGCGACCTCATCAGCGAGCTGATCGATCTCGCGCGCGTGCGCTGA
- a CDS encoding 1-acyl-sn-glycerol-3-phosphate acyltransferase: protein MIRRTVARVFWSCSRWRLATTPAPERPTVLIGAPHTSNWDFVFMLAISWRLGMRIHWLGKDTLFRGWRRPVMNALGGIPVDRADAGRVVEDIVARIRAGEVFGLVVTPDGTRGGNAFWKNGFYRIARETGMPLTLGYVDRTTMTTGLGPTLALTGDVARDMDAIRAFYADKAGFRPERRTEPRLRDETGAAGPSDHG, encoded by the coding sequence GTGATCCGCCGCACCGTTGCCCGCGTGTTCTGGTCGTGCAGCCGGTGGCGGCTGGCGACGACCCCCGCTCCGGAGCGCCCCACCGTACTCATCGGCGCGCCGCACACGTCCAACTGGGACTTCGTGTTCATGCTCGCCATCTCGTGGCGTCTGGGGATGCGCATCCACTGGCTCGGCAAGGACACGCTCTTCCGCGGCTGGCGACGACCCGTCATGAACGCTCTCGGCGGCATCCCCGTCGACCGTGCCGACGCCGGCCGCGTGGTCGAGGACATCGTCGCCCGCATTCGCGCCGGGGAGGTCTTCGGCCTCGTGGTCACTCCCGACGGCACCCGCGGGGGCAACGCGTTCTGGAAGAACGGCTTCTACCGCATCGCCCGCGAGACCGGCATGCCGCTGACGCTCGGCTACGTCGACCGTACGACGATGACGACCGGGCTCGGGCCGACCCTGGCTCTCACGGGTGACGTGGCCCGCGACATGGACGCCATCCGTGCCTTCTACGCCGACAAGGCGGGCTTTCGGCCGGAGCGCCGCACCGAGCCCCGGCTCCGCGACGAGACGGGCGCGGCGGGTCCGTCAGACCACGGTTAG
- the rpmF gene encoding 50S ribosomal protein L32: protein MAGNPPKRKVSRSNTRSRRAQWKAEAPTLVKTVENGKVVYSRPHQAKVVTDSQGTELFLEYKGRKVADI from the coding sequence ATGGCAGGTAACCCCCCGAAGCGGAAGGTCTCCCGCTCCAACACTCGTTCGCGTCGCGCACAGTGGAAGGCCGAGGCGCCCACGCTCGTCAAGACCGTCGAGAACGGCAAGGTCGTCTACAGCCGTCCCCACCAGGCGAAGGTCGTGACCGACTCGCAGGGTACCGAGCTGTTCCTCGAGTACAAGGGCCGCAAGGTCGCAGACATCTGA
- a CDS encoding NAD(P)H-dependent glycerol-3-phosphate dehydrogenase, giving the protein MTRRGESALPRVAVIGSGSWGTTFGKVLADGGAHVVMWARRAELAQEIQEGHRNSEYLPGINLPRTMSATTHLSEALEGASQVYLAISSQALRQNLKAVRPLVRDTDAPIVSLMKGVEKRSGRRMSEVIAEELHCDAGRIAVASGPNLALEIAREQPTAAVISSTSRETAEAVARRARNGYFRTFVNTDVIGTEFGGVLKNLIAVAIGIVDGVGYGENTKASIITRGLVEMTDFAVAQGAQPETLQGLAGLGDLIATCQSPLSRNNTAGRLLGQGYSFQDVVKQMNQTAEGLASVAPVLQLARASGVQMPIVEQVKMVLDGTMNPRDIAPHLTTDDDKPTGERTQNGQSGSGGALRRALQRARDQFRDGGRRASGDRP; this is encoded by the coding sequence TTGACGCGTAGGGGCGAGTCGGCATTGCCGCGGGTCGCGGTGATCGGCTCGGGCAGCTGGGGAACCACGTTCGGCAAGGTGCTCGCCGATGGCGGTGCTCACGTGGTGATGTGGGCTCGCCGCGCGGAGCTCGCCCAGGAGATCCAGGAAGGGCACCGCAACAGCGAGTACTTGCCCGGCATCAACCTGCCCCGCACGATGTCGGCGACCACGCACCTCTCGGAGGCGCTGGAGGGTGCGTCGCAGGTCTACCTCGCGATCTCGAGCCAGGCCCTCCGGCAGAATCTGAAGGCGGTGCGTCCTCTGGTGCGCGACACCGACGCACCGATCGTGTCGTTGATGAAGGGCGTCGAAAAGCGCAGCGGACGGCGGATGAGCGAGGTGATCGCCGAGGAGCTGCACTGCGACGCGGGCCGCATCGCGGTCGCGTCCGGCCCGAACCTGGCCCTGGAGATCGCCCGCGAGCAGCCGACGGCTGCGGTCATCTCTTCCACCAGTCGCGAGACCGCCGAGGCCGTCGCGCGGCGCGCCCGCAACGGCTACTTCCGCACCTTCGTGAACACGGACGTCATCGGCACGGAGTTCGGCGGCGTGCTGAAGAACCTCATCGCCGTTGCCATCGGAATCGTCGACGGCGTCGGGTACGGCGAGAACACCAAGGCGTCGATCATCACACGCGGTCTCGTGGAGATGACCGACTTCGCCGTGGCCCAAGGCGCACAGCCGGAGACGTTGCAGGGGCTCGCCGGTCTCGGCGACCTCATCGCAACCTGTCAGTCCCCGTTGAGCCGCAACAACACCGCCGGACGACTCCTCGGCCAGGGCTACAGCTTCCAGGACGTCGTCAAGCAGATGAACCAGACCGCCGAAGGGCTCGCCTCGGTGGCGCCGGTGCTGCAGCTGGCGCGCGCTTCCGGCGTGCAGATGCCCATCGTTGAGCAGGTCAAGATGGTTCTGGACGGCACCATGAATCCCCGCGACATCGCGCCGCATCTCACCACCGACGACGACAAGCCCACGGGCGAGAGGACCCAGAATGGACAAAGCGGTAGTGGCGGTGCTCTTCGGAGGGCGCTCCAGCGAGCACGCGATCAGTTCCGCGACGGCGGGCGGCGTGCTTCAGGCGATCGACCGTGA
- the rnc gene encoding ribonuclease III: MADAVIEHRVLSDKLGVDIDPELLSVALTHRSFAYENGGIPHNERLEFLGDSILGQAVTVHLFLTHPELEEGALAKRRASVVSTVALAEVARGIDLGAHLRLGRGEDQTGGRDKDSILADTMEAVIGATFLSSGPEAATALVLRLVEPLMADPDRYGAAMDPKTSLQELAARLTLAPPSYVITAEGPDHNRVFTATVSVGEASAAGVGSSKKQAEMAAALTLWRLLSDRA; this comes from the coding sequence ATGGCGGATGCCGTGATCGAGCACCGTGTGCTCTCCGACAAGCTCGGGGTCGATATCGACCCCGAGCTTCTGTCGGTTGCGCTGACGCACCGCTCGTTCGCCTATGAGAACGGCGGGATCCCGCACAACGAAAGACTGGAGTTCCTCGGGGACTCGATCCTCGGTCAAGCGGTGACGGTGCACCTGTTCTTGACGCACCCTGAACTGGAGGAGGGTGCCCTGGCCAAGCGCCGGGCGAGCGTGGTCTCCACCGTCGCTCTCGCCGAGGTCGCCCGCGGTATCGACCTCGGCGCGCACCTGCGTCTCGGACGCGGTGAGGATCAGACCGGTGGGCGCGACAAGGACTCGATCCTCGCCGACACGATGGAAGCGGTCATCGGCGCCACATTCCTCTCCTCCGGGCCGGAAGCGGCCACGGCACTCGTGCTGCGCCTCGTCGAGCCGCTGATGGCGGACCCCGACCGCTACGGCGCCGCGATGGATCCGAAGACGAGCCTCCAGGAGCTCGCAGCGCGGCTCACCCTCGCGCCGCCGTCGTACGTGATCACCGCCGAAGGCCCCGATCACAATCGCGTGTTCACCGCGACGGTGAGCGTCGGCGAGGCGTCTGCGGCGGGCGTCGGGTCCAGCAAGAAGCAGGCGGAGATGGCGGCGGCGCTGACGCTCTGGCGCCTTCTCAGCGATCGTGCCTGA